A part of Brassica rapa cultivar Chiifu-401-42 chromosome A05, CAAS_Brap_v3.01, whole genome shotgun sequence genomic DNA contains:
- the LOC103868297 gene encoding protein RRP6-like 2 isoform X2, with amino-acid sequence MSDGNMDVEDSPEVSSLEALVVDGSSFSRNLSKLSSSSRLIPSSKDFHFFYNFDDFKRPTDDVSATSHSLLETIGASEQVLGKSITFPGDIEEDDADDWLCNVNDEFLERFDVSIDEFQRLRKKEEEIGRTLLPPASDFEEDGFQMVYGKKKKPVVGGSGRDGGSVIDVKVAERSLSGKAKVPFHVPTIKKPQEEFNILVNNANQPFEHVWLERSEDNQRVLHPLEKLSVIDFVGNSVSEMEPVKPLPLEETPFKLVQDVKDLKDLVSKLRTVEEFAVDLEHNQYRSFQGLTCLMQISTRTEDYIVDTFKLRVHIGPYLREIFKDPKKRKVMHGADRDIVWLQRDFGIYVCNLFDTGQASRVLNLERNSLEFLLQHFCGVTANKECVLVQSVFFFVFTLILSLVCQLVHRCRYQNADWRIRPLPKEMTRYAREDTHYLLYIYDVMRLELQRVAKADHQTDSPLLEVYKRSYDLCTQLYEKELLTENSYLHIYGLQAAGFKAAQLAIVAGLCEWRDYVARAEDESTGYVLPNKLLLEIAKEMPLSVAKLRRLLKSKHPYIERNVDSVVSLIKHSIQNCAAFESAAISLKDASPGTVMENIEPLSERKDMYTRTGDVASPNLKENSLQVQNNTSGLVTVAADASERKDLGTGLFGSAKVPAAVLISKKPSSGLGALLGSSASKKKFRTDKNVNEEAKLEQIRSSVNLQFQSFTDKSSEEVSTTMPASVSKQHGVTALKDDSEEASEIVSTSDRVSDAEVSCLEAENVILLDDDGGKEIDAEDEPMSLSELSTNFQKCFNSMSKSNNKAQKPEFLNIEPFDYEAARKEVTFGEGQKGRQGGKKEGGSKAGGQKKGSAPEQSEFGQGKRRQAFPASGNRSATFKS; translated from the exons ATGAGCGACGGTAACATGGACGTCGAAGATTCTCCAGAGGTTTCTTCCCTGGAGGCCTTAGTCGTCGATGGTTCTTCTTTCTCAAGAAACCTATCGAAACTCTCATCCTCTTCCCGTCTGATCCCGTCGAGTAAAGATTTTCACTTCTTCTACAACTTCGACGACTTCAAGCGACCCACCGACGATGTCTCTGCAACCTCGCACTCACTTCTCGAGACGATCGGTGCTTCCGAGCAGGTTCTGGGGAAATCGATTACGTTCCCCGGGGACATCGAAGAAGACGACGCCGATGATTGGCTCTGCAACGTCAACGATGAGTTTCTCGAGAGGTTCGATGTTTCGATTGATGAGTTTCAGAGGCTGCGGAAGAAGGAGGAAGAAATAGGTCGGACTCTGTTGCCTCCTGCGTCTGATTTTGAGGAGGATGGGTTTCAGATGGTTTAcggtaagaagaagaaacctgTAGTTGGTGGATCTGGTAGGGATGGTGGATCAGTGATTGATGTTAAAGTGGCTGAGAGGAGCTTATCTGGTAAGGCAAAAGTTCCTTTCCATGTACCGACCATAAAGAAGCCTCAAGAAGAGTTTAACATTTTGGTGAACAACGCTAATCAACCCTTTGAGCATGTTTGGTTGGAGAGGAGCGAGGACAATCAGCGGGTTTTGCATCCACTg GAGAAACTTTCAGTGATCGACTTCGTTGGCAATAGTGTAAGCGAGATGGAACCTGTTAAGCCCCTCCCTTTGGAAGAGACTCCATTCAAGCTCGTTCAAGATGTGAAAGATCTGAAAGATTTAGTTTCTAAATTGCGTACTGTTGAAGAGTTTGCG GTTGATCTGGAGCATAATCAGTACCGGTCTTTTCAAGGATTGACATGCTTAATGCAAATTTCCACCAGGACGGAGGATTATATAGTTGATACATTCAAGCTTCGTGTTCATATTGGTCCTTACCTAAGGGAGATTTTCAAAGACCCTAAGAAGAGAAAG GTGATGCACGGAGCAGATCGAGATATTGTTTGGCTTCAAAGGGACTTCGGGATATATGTCTGCAATCTCTTTGACACAGGACAG GCTTCAAGGGTGCTAAATTTGGAGAGAAACAGCCTGGAGTTTCTTTTGCAGCATTTTTGTGGTGTTACAGCAAATAAAGAGTGCGTTCTAGTCcaatctgttttctttttcgttttcaCCCTCATCTTGTCACTTGTATGTCAACTTGTTCATCGCTGCAGATACCAAAATGCAGACTGGAGAATTCGACCTCTTCCAAAGGAAATGACAAG ATATGCAAGAGAAGATACCCACTATCTTTTGTACATATATGACGTAATGAGACTAGAACTGCAAAGAGTGGCAAAGGCTGACCATCAAACAGACTCTCCCCTGCTTGAG GTCTATAAGCGCAGTTACGATTTGTGCACACAACTGTATGAGAAAGAGCTTTTGACTGAGAATTCATACCTTCACATATATGG GCTTCAGGCAGCGGGCTTCAAGGCAGCTCAGCTTGCCATTGTTGCG GGACTTTGTGAATGGCGTGATTACGTTGCACGTGCGGAGGACGAGAGTACTGGTTATGTTTTGCCAAACAAACTTCTTCTTGAAATAG CCAAGGAGATGCCTCTTAGTGTTGCCAAATTGCGTCGGTTGTTGAAGTCAAAGCATCCTTACATTGAGCGTAATGTTGATTCTGTTGTCAGCCTCATCAAGCATTCGATACAAAATTGTGCAGCATTTGAGTCTGCTGCTATATCTTTAAAAGATGCGTCTCCTGGAACT GTAATGGAGAATATTGAACCTCTTAGTGAGAGGAAAGACATGTATACTCGTACAGGAGACGTAGCTTCTCCGAATCTGAAGGAAAATTCTTTGCAAGTTCAGAATAATACCTCGGGCCTCGTCACGGTTGCAGCAGATGCTAGTGAACGGAAGGATTTAGGGACAGGCTTGTTTGGTTCTGCTAAG GTTCCTGCGGCTGTTCTGATCTCTAAGAAACCAAGCAGTGGTTTAGGAGCATTACTGGGAAGTTCAGCCTCGAAAAAGAAATTTCGAACCGATAAGAAC GTGAATGAAGAGGCGAAGCTCGAACAGATACGATCATCTGTAAACCTGCAATTCCAATCTTTTACCGACAAAAGTT CTGAAGAGGTGTCGACTACTATGCCAGCCTCTGTTTCCAAGCAACATGGTGTGACTGCGTTAAAAGATGATTCAGAAGAAGCCTCAGAAATTGTTAGTACTTCTGATAGAGTTTCAGATGCCGAAGTATCTTGTTTGGAGGCGGAGAATGTTATACTGTTAGACGATGATGGTGGGAAGGAAATTGATGCGGAAGATGAACCAATGTCCCTCTCGGAGTTGTCCACAAACTTTCAGAAATGCTTTAACTCCATGAGTAAGAGCAACAATAAGGCCCAGAAGCCCGAGTTCTTAAACATAGAACCGTTTGATTATGAAGCTGCAAGAAAAGAGGTGACATTTGGAGAAGGACAAAAGGGAAGACAAGGAGGAAAGAAAGAAGGTGGGTCAAAAGCAGGAGGTCAGAAGAAGGGGTCTGCTCCGGAACAGTCTGAGTTTGGGCAAGGAAAACGCCGTCAAGCCTTTCCAGCATCCGGGAATAGAAGTGCAACCTTCAAGAGTTAG
- the LOC103868297 gene encoding protein RRP6-like 2 isoform X3, translating to MSDGNMDVEDSPEVSSLEALVVDGSSFSRNLSKLSSSSRLIPSSKDFHFFYNFDDFKRPTDDVSATSHSLLETIGASEQVLGKSITFPGDIEEDDADDWLCNVNDEFLERFDVSIDEFQRLRKKEEEIGRTLLPPASDFEEDGFQMVYGKKKKPVVGGSGRDGGSVIDVKVAERSLSGKAKVPFHVPTIKKPQEEFNILVNNANQPFEHVWLERSEDNQRVLHPLEKLSVIDFVGNSVSEMEPVKPLPLEETPFKLVQDVKDLKDLVSKLRTVEEFAVDLEHNQYRSFQGLTCLMQISTRTEDYIVDTFKLRVHIGPYLREIFKDPKKRKVMHGADRDIVWLQRDFGIYVCNLFDTGQASRVLNLERNSLEFLLQHFCGVTANKEYQNADWRIRPLPKEMTRYAREDTHYLLYIYDVMRLELQRVAKADHQTDSPLLEVYKRSYDLCTQLYEKELLTENSYLHIYGLQAAGFKAAQLAIVAGLCEWRDYVARAEDESTGYVLPNKLLLEIAKEMPLSVAKLRRLLKSKHPYIERNVDSVVSLIKHSIQNCAAFESAAISLKDASPGTVMENIEPLSERKDMYTRTGDVASPNLKENSLQVQNNTSGLVTVAADASERKDLGTGLFGSAKVPAAVLISKKPSSGLGALLGSSASKKKFRTDKNVNEEAKLEQIRSSVNLQFQSFTDKSSESKSATGPSPKEPEEVSTTMPASVSKQHGVTALKDDSEEASEIVSTSDRVSDAEVSCLEAENVILLDDDGGKEIDAEDEPMSLSELSTNFQKCFNSMSKSNNKAQKPEFLNIEPFDYEAARKEVTFGEGQKGRQGGKKEGGSKAGGQKKGSAPEQSEFGQGKRRQAFPASGNRSATFKS from the exons ATGAGCGACGGTAACATGGACGTCGAAGATTCTCCAGAGGTTTCTTCCCTGGAGGCCTTAGTCGTCGATGGTTCTTCTTTCTCAAGAAACCTATCGAAACTCTCATCCTCTTCCCGTCTGATCCCGTCGAGTAAAGATTTTCACTTCTTCTACAACTTCGACGACTTCAAGCGACCCACCGACGATGTCTCTGCAACCTCGCACTCACTTCTCGAGACGATCGGTGCTTCCGAGCAGGTTCTGGGGAAATCGATTACGTTCCCCGGGGACATCGAAGAAGACGACGCCGATGATTGGCTCTGCAACGTCAACGATGAGTTTCTCGAGAGGTTCGATGTTTCGATTGATGAGTTTCAGAGGCTGCGGAAGAAGGAGGAAGAAATAGGTCGGACTCTGTTGCCTCCTGCGTCTGATTTTGAGGAGGATGGGTTTCAGATGGTTTAcggtaagaagaagaaacctgTAGTTGGTGGATCTGGTAGGGATGGTGGATCAGTGATTGATGTTAAAGTGGCTGAGAGGAGCTTATCTGGTAAGGCAAAAGTTCCTTTCCATGTACCGACCATAAAGAAGCCTCAAGAAGAGTTTAACATTTTGGTGAACAACGCTAATCAACCCTTTGAGCATGTTTGGTTGGAGAGGAGCGAGGACAATCAGCGGGTTTTGCATCCACTg GAGAAACTTTCAGTGATCGACTTCGTTGGCAATAGTGTAAGCGAGATGGAACCTGTTAAGCCCCTCCCTTTGGAAGAGACTCCATTCAAGCTCGTTCAAGATGTGAAAGATCTGAAAGATTTAGTTTCTAAATTGCGTACTGTTGAAGAGTTTGCG GTTGATCTGGAGCATAATCAGTACCGGTCTTTTCAAGGATTGACATGCTTAATGCAAATTTCCACCAGGACGGAGGATTATATAGTTGATACATTCAAGCTTCGTGTTCATATTGGTCCTTACCTAAGGGAGATTTTCAAAGACCCTAAGAAGAGAAAG GTGATGCACGGAGCAGATCGAGATATTGTTTGGCTTCAAAGGGACTTCGGGATATATGTCTGCAATCTCTTTGACACAGGACAG GCTTCAAGGGTGCTAAATTTGGAGAGAAACAGCCTGGAGTTTCTTTTGCAGCATTTTTGTGGTGTTACAGCAAATAAAGA ATACCAAAATGCAGACTGGAGAATTCGACCTCTTCCAAAGGAAATGACAAG ATATGCAAGAGAAGATACCCACTATCTTTTGTACATATATGACGTAATGAGACTAGAACTGCAAAGAGTGGCAAAGGCTGACCATCAAACAGACTCTCCCCTGCTTGAG GTCTATAAGCGCAGTTACGATTTGTGCACACAACTGTATGAGAAAGAGCTTTTGACTGAGAATTCATACCTTCACATATATGG GCTTCAGGCAGCGGGCTTCAAGGCAGCTCAGCTTGCCATTGTTGCG GGACTTTGTGAATGGCGTGATTACGTTGCACGTGCGGAGGACGAGAGTACTGGTTATGTTTTGCCAAACAAACTTCTTCTTGAAATAG CCAAGGAGATGCCTCTTAGTGTTGCCAAATTGCGTCGGTTGTTGAAGTCAAAGCATCCTTACATTGAGCGTAATGTTGATTCTGTTGTCAGCCTCATCAAGCATTCGATACAAAATTGTGCAGCATTTGAGTCTGCTGCTATATCTTTAAAAGATGCGTCTCCTGGAACT GTAATGGAGAATATTGAACCTCTTAGTGAGAGGAAAGACATGTATACTCGTACAGGAGACGTAGCTTCTCCGAATCTGAAGGAAAATTCTTTGCAAGTTCAGAATAATACCTCGGGCCTCGTCACGGTTGCAGCAGATGCTAGTGAACGGAAGGATTTAGGGACAGGCTTGTTTGGTTCTGCTAAG GTTCCTGCGGCTGTTCTGATCTCTAAGAAACCAAGCAGTGGTTTAGGAGCATTACTGGGAAGTTCAGCCTCGAAAAAGAAATTTCGAACCGATAAGAAC GTGAATGAAGAGGCGAAGCTCGAACAGATACGATCATCTGTAAACCTGCAATTCCAATCTTTTACCGACAAAAGTTCTGAGTCAAAGTCGGCTACTGGACCATCACCAAAGGAGCCTGAAGAGGTGTCGACTACTATGCCAGCCTCTGTTTCCAAGCAACATGGTGTGACTGCGTTAAAAGATGATTCAGAAGAAGCCTCAGAAATTGTTAGTACTTCTGATAGAGTTTCAGATGCCGAAGTATCTTGTTTGGAGGCGGAGAATGTTATACTGTTAGACGATGATGGTGGGAAGGAAATTGATGCGGAAGATGAACCAATGTCCCTCTCGGAGTTGTCCACAAACTTTCAGAAATGCTTTAACTCCATGAGTAAGAGCAACAATAAGGCCCAGAAGCCCGAGTTCTTAAACATAGAACCGTTTGATTATGAAGCTGCAAGAAAAGAGGTGACATTTGGAGAAGGACAAAAGGGAAGACAAGGAGGAAAGAAAGAAGGTGGGTCAAAAGCAGGAGGTCAGAAGAAGGGGTCTGCTCCGGAACAGTCTGAGTTTGGGCAAGGAAAACGCCGTCAAGCCTTTCCAGCATCCGGGAATAGAAGTGCAACCTTCAAGAGTTAG
- the LOC103868297 gene encoding protein RRP6-like 2 isoform X1: protein MSDGNMDVEDSPEVSSLEALVVDGSSFSRNLSKLSSSSRLIPSSKDFHFFYNFDDFKRPTDDVSATSHSLLETIGASEQVLGKSITFPGDIEEDDADDWLCNVNDEFLERFDVSIDEFQRLRKKEEEIGRTLLPPASDFEEDGFQMVYGKKKKPVVGGSGRDGGSVIDVKVAERSLSGKAKVPFHVPTIKKPQEEFNILVNNANQPFEHVWLERSEDNQRVLHPLEKLSVIDFVGNSVSEMEPVKPLPLEETPFKLVQDVKDLKDLVSKLRTVEEFAVDLEHNQYRSFQGLTCLMQISTRTEDYIVDTFKLRVHIGPYLREIFKDPKKRKVMHGADRDIVWLQRDFGIYVCNLFDTGQASRVLNLERNSLEFLLQHFCGVTANKECVLVQSVFFFVFTLILSLVCQLVHRCRYQNADWRIRPLPKEMTRYAREDTHYLLYIYDVMRLELQRVAKADHQTDSPLLEVYKRSYDLCTQLYEKELLTENSYLHIYGLQAAGFKAAQLAIVAGLCEWRDYVARAEDESTGYVLPNKLLLEIAKEMPLSVAKLRRLLKSKHPYIERNVDSVVSLIKHSIQNCAAFESAAISLKDASPGTVMENIEPLSERKDMYTRTGDVASPNLKENSLQVQNNTSGLVTVAADASERKDLGTGLFGSAKVPAAVLISKKPSSGLGALLGSSASKKKFRTDKNVNEEAKLEQIRSSVNLQFQSFTDKSSESKSATGPSPKEPEEVSTTMPASVSKQHGVTALKDDSEEASEIVSTSDRVSDAEVSCLEAENVILLDDDGGKEIDAEDEPMSLSELSTNFQKCFNSMSKSNNKAQKPEFLNIEPFDYEAARKEVTFGEGQKGRQGGKKEGGSKAGGQKKGSAPEQSEFGQGKRRQAFPASGNRSATFKS from the exons ATGAGCGACGGTAACATGGACGTCGAAGATTCTCCAGAGGTTTCTTCCCTGGAGGCCTTAGTCGTCGATGGTTCTTCTTTCTCAAGAAACCTATCGAAACTCTCATCCTCTTCCCGTCTGATCCCGTCGAGTAAAGATTTTCACTTCTTCTACAACTTCGACGACTTCAAGCGACCCACCGACGATGTCTCTGCAACCTCGCACTCACTTCTCGAGACGATCGGTGCTTCCGAGCAGGTTCTGGGGAAATCGATTACGTTCCCCGGGGACATCGAAGAAGACGACGCCGATGATTGGCTCTGCAACGTCAACGATGAGTTTCTCGAGAGGTTCGATGTTTCGATTGATGAGTTTCAGAGGCTGCGGAAGAAGGAGGAAGAAATAGGTCGGACTCTGTTGCCTCCTGCGTCTGATTTTGAGGAGGATGGGTTTCAGATGGTTTAcggtaagaagaagaaacctgTAGTTGGTGGATCTGGTAGGGATGGTGGATCAGTGATTGATGTTAAAGTGGCTGAGAGGAGCTTATCTGGTAAGGCAAAAGTTCCTTTCCATGTACCGACCATAAAGAAGCCTCAAGAAGAGTTTAACATTTTGGTGAACAACGCTAATCAACCCTTTGAGCATGTTTGGTTGGAGAGGAGCGAGGACAATCAGCGGGTTTTGCATCCACTg GAGAAACTTTCAGTGATCGACTTCGTTGGCAATAGTGTAAGCGAGATGGAACCTGTTAAGCCCCTCCCTTTGGAAGAGACTCCATTCAAGCTCGTTCAAGATGTGAAAGATCTGAAAGATTTAGTTTCTAAATTGCGTACTGTTGAAGAGTTTGCG GTTGATCTGGAGCATAATCAGTACCGGTCTTTTCAAGGATTGACATGCTTAATGCAAATTTCCACCAGGACGGAGGATTATATAGTTGATACATTCAAGCTTCGTGTTCATATTGGTCCTTACCTAAGGGAGATTTTCAAAGACCCTAAGAAGAGAAAG GTGATGCACGGAGCAGATCGAGATATTGTTTGGCTTCAAAGGGACTTCGGGATATATGTCTGCAATCTCTTTGACACAGGACAG GCTTCAAGGGTGCTAAATTTGGAGAGAAACAGCCTGGAGTTTCTTTTGCAGCATTTTTGTGGTGTTACAGCAAATAAAGAGTGCGTTCTAGTCcaatctgttttctttttcgttttcaCCCTCATCTTGTCACTTGTATGTCAACTTGTTCATCGCTGCAGATACCAAAATGCAGACTGGAGAATTCGACCTCTTCCAAAGGAAATGACAAG ATATGCAAGAGAAGATACCCACTATCTTTTGTACATATATGACGTAATGAGACTAGAACTGCAAAGAGTGGCAAAGGCTGACCATCAAACAGACTCTCCCCTGCTTGAG GTCTATAAGCGCAGTTACGATTTGTGCACACAACTGTATGAGAAAGAGCTTTTGACTGAGAATTCATACCTTCACATATATGG GCTTCAGGCAGCGGGCTTCAAGGCAGCTCAGCTTGCCATTGTTGCG GGACTTTGTGAATGGCGTGATTACGTTGCACGTGCGGAGGACGAGAGTACTGGTTATGTTTTGCCAAACAAACTTCTTCTTGAAATAG CCAAGGAGATGCCTCTTAGTGTTGCCAAATTGCGTCGGTTGTTGAAGTCAAAGCATCCTTACATTGAGCGTAATGTTGATTCTGTTGTCAGCCTCATCAAGCATTCGATACAAAATTGTGCAGCATTTGAGTCTGCTGCTATATCTTTAAAAGATGCGTCTCCTGGAACT GTAATGGAGAATATTGAACCTCTTAGTGAGAGGAAAGACATGTATACTCGTACAGGAGACGTAGCTTCTCCGAATCTGAAGGAAAATTCTTTGCAAGTTCAGAATAATACCTCGGGCCTCGTCACGGTTGCAGCAGATGCTAGTGAACGGAAGGATTTAGGGACAGGCTTGTTTGGTTCTGCTAAG GTTCCTGCGGCTGTTCTGATCTCTAAGAAACCAAGCAGTGGTTTAGGAGCATTACTGGGAAGTTCAGCCTCGAAAAAGAAATTTCGAACCGATAAGAAC GTGAATGAAGAGGCGAAGCTCGAACAGATACGATCATCTGTAAACCTGCAATTCCAATCTTTTACCGACAAAAGTTCTGAGTCAAAGTCGGCTACTGGACCATCACCAAAGGAGCCTGAAGAGGTGTCGACTACTATGCCAGCCTCTGTTTCCAAGCAACATGGTGTGACTGCGTTAAAAGATGATTCAGAAGAAGCCTCAGAAATTGTTAGTACTTCTGATAGAGTTTCAGATGCCGAAGTATCTTGTTTGGAGGCGGAGAATGTTATACTGTTAGACGATGATGGTGGGAAGGAAATTGATGCGGAAGATGAACCAATGTCCCTCTCGGAGTTGTCCACAAACTTTCAGAAATGCTTTAACTCCATGAGTAAGAGCAACAATAAGGCCCAGAAGCCCGAGTTCTTAAACATAGAACCGTTTGATTATGAAGCTGCAAGAAAAGAGGTGACATTTGGAGAAGGACAAAAGGGAAGACAAGGAGGAAAGAAAGAAGGTGGGTCAAAAGCAGGAGGTCAGAAGAAGGGGTCTGCTCCGGAACAGTCTGAGTTTGGGCAAGGAAAACGCCGTCAAGCCTTTCCAGCATCCGGGAATAGAAGTGCAACCTTCAAGAGTTAG